The Oxalobacteraceae bacterium OTU3CINTB1 genome includes a window with the following:
- a CDS encoding J domain-containing protein — MENHYNTLGIAPNATEDEIKKIYRSLAMRFHPDRNQAPGAEARFKSITKAYEILSDPVKREEYNQSVNHRIIIDSEAEAYQLWRSVFNLHGTVLPPA, encoded by the coding sequence ATGGAAAATCACTACAACACGCTGGGGATCGCGCCCAACGCCACCGAAGACGAGATCAAAAAGATATACCGCTCGCTGGCAATGCGCTTCCACCCGGACCGCAACCAGGCGCCCGGCGCCGAGGCGCGCTTCAAAAGCATCACCAAGGCTTACGAGATCCTGTCCGACCCGGTCAAGCGCGAGGAATACAACCAGAGCGTCAACCACCGCATCATCATCGATTCCGAAGCCGAAGCGTACCAGTTATGGCGCTCGGTCTTCAACCTGCACGGCACCGTGCTGCCGCCAGCGTAA
- a CDS encoding CHASE domain-containing protein: MFSPPKSVWWAGVMLSLGVGALCYVAAYKMVEYDAGERFMHQARNAQYHISSRIDTYADVLRATASYFDASGKVEREDFHRFVRGLKLATQFPALVSINYAEYITEAQRGDFEKVARRSGDGTANGYPDYVIQPTGRRADYSVITMIEPIAAFRWRVGLDITHKPAVAQALANARDTGEISTSGKQIDMDSFGQGGGMAIRLPLYNKDMPLTTTQERRAAYRGSVGIGFSVPRLVQLAMDQMQVRDVRLRLYDGGESNDRSSAASAPSLLFDNKVNGGENVRSADQFGIVLPLTFNGRQWHAHFSAPKAAWSSRFDLFLPWLAMLSGFIGSLLFYLLIHTLSSSRMRAIKMAKVMTKELRDSQAKLQQSHHKLRRLAAHADQIKEQERKRIAREIHDDLGQNLLVLRIEADMLATRTRHRHPRLHARAKSTLSQIDSTIKSVRHIINDLRPNVLDLGLNAAVEWQIAQFRQRSGMVCELIEHQRDIRIDDHCATAFFRVLQESLSNIVQHAHASLVRVELRQAGGMLSMTITDNGVGMRASNRNKVGSFGLVGIEERISLLGGVCSIIGSPNAGTTVAISVPIDHVPPPSNDDLTDINDTGHLTANVIA, from the coding sequence ATGTTTTCCCCGCCAAAATCCGTCTGGTGGGCGGGGGTCATGCTGTCCCTGGGCGTGGGCGCGCTGTGCTATGTTGCCGCCTATAAAATGGTCGAATACGACGCCGGCGAGCGCTTCATGCACCAGGCGCGCAACGCCCAGTACCACATCAGCTCGCGCATCGACACCTATGCCGACGTGCTGCGCGCCACGGCCAGCTACTTCGACGCCAGCGGCAAGGTCGAGCGCGAAGACTTCCACCGCTTCGTGCGCGGACTGAAACTGGCGACCCAGTTTCCCGCGCTGGTCAGCATCAATTACGCGGAGTACATCACCGAAGCGCAGCGCGGGGATTTCGAAAAGGTCGCGCGCCGCAGCGGCGACGGCACCGCCAACGGCTATCCCGACTACGTGATCCAGCCGACCGGCCGCCGCGCCGACTATTCCGTCATCACCATGATCGAGCCGATCGCGGCGTTCCGCTGGCGGGTCGGTCTCGATATCACGCACAAGCCGGCGGTGGCGCAGGCGCTGGCCAACGCGCGCGACACCGGCGAAATCAGCACCTCCGGCAAGCAGATCGACATGGACAGCTTCGGCCAGGGCGGCGGCATGGCGATCCGGCTGCCGCTGTACAACAAGGATATGCCGCTGACCACCACCCAGGAGCGCCGCGCCGCCTACCGGGGTTCGGTCGGGATAGGCTTCAGCGTACCGCGCCTGGTGCAACTGGCGATGGACCAGATGCAAGTGCGCGACGTGCGCCTGCGCCTGTACGACGGCGGCGAAAGCAACGACCGCTCCTCGGCCGCGTCGGCCCCCTCCCTGTTGTTCGACAACAAGGTCAACGGCGGCGAGAACGTGCGCTCGGCCGACCAGTTCGGCATCGTGCTGCCGCTGACGTTCAACGGCCGCCAGTGGCATGCCCACTTCAGCGCGCCCAAGGCGGCCTGGTCCAGCCGCTTCGACCTGTTCCTGCCGTGGCTGGCCATGTTGAGCGGTTTTATCGGCTCGCTGCTGTTCTACCTGCTGATCCACACGCTGTCGTCGTCGCGCATGCGGGCGATCAAGATGGCTAAGGTCATGACCAAGGAATTGCGCGACAGCCAGGCCAAGCTGCAACAGTCGCACCATAAGCTGCGCCGGCTGGCCGCGCACGCGGACCAGATCAAGGAGCAGGAGCGCAAGCGCATCGCGCGCGAAATCCATGACGACCTCGGCCAGAACCTGCTGGTGCTGCGCATCGAGGCGGACATGCTGGCCACCCGTACCCGCCACCGCCATCCGCGCCTGCACGCCCGCGCGAAAAGTACGCTCAGCCAGATCGACAGCACCATCAAAAGCGTGCGCCATATCATCAACGACCTGCGGCCGAACGTGCTGGACCTGGGCCTGAACGCGGCCGTCGAATGGCAGATCGCCCAGTTCCGCCAGCGCTCCGGCATGGTGTGCGAGCTGATCGAGCACCAGCGCGACATCCGCATCGACGACCATTGCGCCACCGCCTTCTTCCGCGTGCTGCAGGAATCGCTGAGCAATATCGTCCAGCACGCGCACGCCAGCCTGGTCCGGGTGGAATTGCGGCAGGCCGGCGGCATGCTGAGCATGACCATCACCGACAATGGCGTCGGCATGCGGGCGAGCAATCGCAACAAGGTCGGATCGTTCGGCCTGGTCGGCATCGAGGAGCGCATCAGCCTGCTCGGAGGCGTGTGCTCCATCATCGGCAGTCCCAACGCCGGCACCACGGTCGCCATCTCGGTGCCGATCGACCACGTCCCACCGCCTTCCAACGACGATCTGACCGACATCAACGACACCGGCCACTTGACCGCCAACGTCATCGCTTGA
- a CDS encoding glutamine--tRNA ligase/YqeY domain fusion protein → MSNDKNSPAPALPSNFLRAIVEHDLAAGAHVREGMPSVITRFPPEPNGYLHIGHAKSICLNFGLARDYQGRCNLRFDDTNPAKEEQEYVDTIIDSVKWLGFDYDYPKADGGVEHHLHYASDYFDQLYAMAEYLIGKGYAYVDSQSADDMAANRGNFNTPGKNSPFRDRPQEESLQIFRDMKAGKYADGEHILRAKISEDAMSSPNMNMRDPAIYRIRHAHHVRTGDAWCIYPMYDYTHPISDALENITHSLCTLEFQDHRPFYDWLLETLAEGGFFKLPLPRQYEFSRLNLTYVVTSKRKLRQLVEDGIVSGWDDPRMPTIVGLRRRGYTPEAIQLFCERIGVTKSDGWIDMSTLEGCLREDLDPKAPRATAVLRPLKLIIDNYPEGQSEECTSPVHPHHPEMGVRTFPITRELWIEEEDFMEVPSKGYFRYYPPIDDKPGSRVRLRHGYVTECTGVDKDDNGKVVAVHVNYFPDSKSGTPGSDNYKVKGNIHWVSAATALEAEVRLFDRLFTDAQPDAGGKEFLSLLNPNAKEVVTAYLEPGMSAALPDQRFQFERHGYFVADRVDSSAGKPVFNRIVTLKDSFVAK, encoded by the coding sequence ATGAGCAACGATAAAAACAGCCCCGCACCCGCCCTGCCTTCGAATTTCCTGCGCGCGATCGTGGAACACGATCTGGCCGCCGGCGCCCACGTGCGCGAAGGCATGCCCAGCGTGATCACCCGCTTCCCGCCGGAGCCGAACGGCTACCTGCACATCGGCCACGCCAAGTCGATCTGCCTGAACTTCGGTCTGGCGCGCGACTACCAGGGCCGCTGCAACCTGCGCTTCGACGACACCAACCCGGCCAAGGAAGAGCAGGAATACGTCGACACCATCATCGACAGCGTCAAGTGGCTGGGGTTCGACTACGACTATCCGAAGGCCGACGGCGGCGTCGAGCACCACCTGCACTACGCCAGCGACTACTTCGACCAGCTGTACGCGATGGCCGAGTACCTGATCGGCAAGGGCTATGCCTACGTCGACAGCCAGTCGGCCGACGATATGGCGGCCAATCGCGGCAATTTCAACACGCCGGGCAAGAATTCGCCGTTCCGCGACCGTCCGCAAGAGGAATCGCTGCAAATCTTCCGCGACATGAAAGCCGGCAAATATGCCGACGGCGAGCACATCCTGCGCGCCAAGATCAGCGAGGACGCGATGTCGTCGCCGAACATGAACATGCGCGACCCGGCCATCTACCGCATCCGCCACGCCCACCACGTGCGCACCGGCGACGCCTGGTGCATCTACCCGATGTACGACTACACGCACCCGATCTCGGACGCGCTGGAAAACATCACGCATTCGCTGTGCACCCTGGAATTCCAGGATCACCGCCCGTTCTACGACTGGCTGCTGGAAACCCTGGCCGAGGGCGGATTCTTCAAGCTGCCGCTGCCGCGCCAGTACGAATTCTCGCGCCTGAACCTGACCTACGTGGTCACCAGCAAGCGCAAGCTGCGCCAGCTGGTCGAGGACGGCATCGTCAGCGGCTGGGACGATCCGCGCATGCCGACCATCGTCGGCCTGCGCCGGCGCGGCTACACGCCGGAAGCGATCCAGCTGTTCTGCGAGCGCATCGGCGTGACCAAGTCCGACGGCTGGATCGACATGAGCACACTGGAAGGCTGCCTGCGCGAGGATCTCGATCCGAAGGCGCCGCGCGCCACCGCCGTGCTGCGCCCGCTCAAGCTGATCATCGACAACTATCCTGAAGGCCAGAGCGAGGAATGCACGTCGCCGGTCCACCCGCACCACCCGGAAATGGGCGTGCGCACCTTCCCGATCACGCGCGAGCTGTGGATCGAGGAAGAGGACTTCATGGAAGTGCCGAGCAAGGGCTATTTCCGCTACTACCCGCCGATCGACGACAAGCCGGGCAGCCGCGTGCGCCTGCGCCACGGCTACGTGACCGAATGCACCGGTGTCGACAAGGATGACAACGGCAAAGTCGTCGCTGTCCATGTCAATTACTTCCCGGACTCCAAGTCGGGTACGCCGGGCTCGGACAATTACAAGGTCAAGGGCAACATCCACTGGGTCTCCGCCGCCACCGCGCTGGAAGCCGAAGTGCGCCTGTTCGACCGCCTGTTCACCGACGCCCAGCCGGATGCCGGCGGCAAGGAATTTCTGTCGCTGCTCAATCCAAACGCCAAGGAAGTGGTGACCGCCTATCTGGAACCGGGCATGAGCGCCGCCCTGCCCGACCAGCGCTTCCAGTTCGAACGGCACGGCTACTTTGTCGCCGACCGCGTCGACTCGAGCGCGGGCAAACCTGTGTTCAACCGCATCGTGACGCTAAAAGACAGCTTCGTCGCCAAATAA